A DNA window from Desulfobacterales bacterium contains the following coding sequences:
- a CDS encoding carboxylate--amine ligase → MEEIIVGVSGINAVDNPGPGVGVARSLKEKNHDLNIKVVGLAYDAMEPGIYLDWLMDKSYIMPYPSGKHEMFIDRLLYIKQNYGLDFVFPNLDAELPLYIKYADELNANGIKTFLPDNKQFRLRGKDKLPEVAKAIDTKIPKTKIITSYEDLIKAIEEIGLPIMVKGAFYKAYRAYTTQEAVANYHHIIAEWGYPVIAQQVVTGEEMNVVGVGDGEGGLLGAVGIKKIWITSLGKIWTGVTIKNDNMLDAVAKFVKEYKWKGPFEFECIVDGNDIYLIEINPRFPAWSYFATGLGINMPANILKKAFDLPVNPANDYEAGKLFIRYTYEIITDMAVFQNIVTRGEN, encoded by the coding sequence ATGGAAGAAATAATTGTAGGAGTATCTGGTATTAATGCTGTTGATAATCCTGGTCCAGGAGTTGGCGTAGCGAGAAGCTTAAAAGAAAAAAATCATGATTTAAATATTAAGGTTGTAGGTTTAGCTTATGACGCAATGGAACCAGGCATTTATCTTGACTGGTTAATGGATAAATCATACATAATGCCATACCCTTCTGGCAAACATGAAATGTTTATTGATCGGTTACTATATATCAAGCAAAATTATGGATTAGATTTTGTTTTTCCGAATTTAGATGCTGAGCTTCCTTTATACATTAAATATGCAGATGAATTGAATGCGAATGGTATAAAAACTTTTTTACCGGATAATAAGCAATTTCGCTTAAGAGGAAAGGATAAATTACCTGAGGTCGCTAAAGCAATTGATACTAAAATACCAAAAACAAAAATAATTACTTCTTATGAAGATTTAATTAAAGCAATAGAAGAAATCGGATTGCCAATAATGGTAAAAGGCGCTTTTTATAAGGCTTATAGGGCGTATACAACTCAAGAAGCTGTTGCTAATTATCATCATATAATTGCAGAATGGGGATATCCTGTTATTGCTCAACAAGTTGTTACTGGCGAAGAAATGAATGTTGTAGGTGTAGGTGATGGTGAAGGCGGTTTACTCGGCGCTGTAGGTATTAAAAAAATCTGGATTACTTCTCTCGGCAAAATTTGGACAGGAGTTACCATTAAAAATGATAATATGTTGGATGCAGTAGCCAAATTTGTAAAGGAATATAAGTGGAAGGGCCCATTTGAATTTGAATGTATTGTTGATGGTAATGATATTTATCTTATCGAAATTAATCCCCGTTTCCCAGCTTGGTCGTATTTTGCAACGGGCTTAGGAATCAATATGCCTGCTAATATCCTTAAAAAAGCATTTGATCTACCAGTAAATCCAGCTAATGATTATGAAGCTGGAAAATTATTTATACGATATACATACGAAATAATTACTGATATGGCTGTTTTTCAAAATATTGTAACAAGAGGAGAAAATTAA
- a CDS encoding tetratricopeptide repeat protein translates to MKNFTVKNILLTFLLYCVFFAWNINVQAEQPNAKVSELFEASYTSESYYNYTLALDSVLKILKIDPTNYTATFRTAYLYSMLADYSSSIEYYKKAINLYPKKAIEARIGLLEIYLILKQWENAEKTAMDVIKIDAMNYAANSKMSFILFSTGRYSKAIEYYDKMLDLFPSNLEMKLGIAWSYTKMGKFEEGKKYFQDVVTISPSNANALSGLQYIGKGK, encoded by the coding sequence ATGAAAAATTTTACAGTAAAAAATATTTTATTAACATTTTTGCTTTATTGTGTTTTTTTTGCATGGAACATAAACGTTCAGGCAGAACAGCCTAATGCAAAAGTTTCAGAATTATTTGAAGCTTCATACACATCTGAATCTTATTATAATTATACATTAGCCCTTGATAGTGTTCTTAAAATTTTAAAAATTGACCCTACAAATTACACAGCAACGTTTAGAACAGCTTATTTATATTCTATGCTTGCTGATTATTCGTCATCAATTGAATATTATAAAAAAGCTATCAATCTATATCCGAAAAAAGCTATTGAAGCAAGAATAGGTCTTTTAGAAATTTATTTGATCCTTAAACAATGGGAAAATGCTGAAAAAACAGCTATGGACGTTATAAAAATAGATGCAATGAACTATGCTGCTAACAGTAAAATGTCTTTTATTCTTTTTTCTACAGGCAGATATTCAAAAGCAATTGAATATTATGATAAAATGCTCGATTTATTTCCAAGTAATTTAGAAATGAAGTTAGGTATAGCGTGGAGTTATACAAAAATGGGTAAATTTGAAGAAGGAAAAAAATATTTCCAAGATGTGGTTACAATCAGCCCGTCTAACGCAAATGCTTTAAGCGGATTGCAATACATCGGAAAAGGTAAATAA
- a CDS encoding PqqD family protein, which produces MNKLKFLAINENGFAFSPSTGESFTMNQTGLFIIERMKAGKESTDIAQELTENFEVDSNMSQRDIMDFIDKLRIYKLI; this is translated from the coding sequence ATGAATAAACTAAAATTTTTAGCAATCAATGAGAATGGATTTGCTTTTTCTCCTTCTACTGGTGAAAGTTTTACTATGAACCAGACAGGTCTTTTTATTATCGAAAGAATGAAAGCTGGTAAAGAATCTACTGATATAGCCCAAGAATTAACCGAAAATTTTGAGGTTGATTCTAATATGTCACAAAGGGATATTATGGATTTTATTGATAAACTAAGGATATATAAATTAATTTGA
- a CDS encoding alanine racemase, with protein sequence MKRTYEKPVINKLQSGFMNKFGTNPYYSRKIREDIDGVSISRLVKEFGSPLYVFSEQKLRETYQQIHDAFATRYPNIVFGWSYKTNYLKAICAVLHHEGAIAEVVSEFEYEKARNLGMNGHDIIFNGPHKSSKALEQATQEGASINVDHLDEIYELEKIATKNNKKIKIGMRLNMDTGIQPQWSRFGFNLDLGEAMDVAKRIANGKKLEINGLHCHIGTYILEPDAYGIQVEKMLKFAYAIQDNFGFKIDYIDIGGGFPSKNKLKGTYLPPDVAIQPIDEYATKITNAMYKNLRGNDFPKLILETGRAIVDEAGYLITTVTASKRLPDGRKAYIADAGVNNLFTSFWYKFNIEIDREVQYANEPSVIYGPLCMNIDIIDEGSLLPPLEKGTRLIFSPVGAYNFTQSMQFIEYRPNVVLIGRDGQVDLIREAEDLTDIERREKLPERLKLR encoded by the coding sequence ATGAAGAGAACCTATGAAAAACCAGTAATAAATAAGTTACAATCAGGTTTTATGAATAAGTTCGGTACAAATCCTTATTATTCGCGAAAGATACGTGAAGACATTGACGGAGTCAGTATTAGTAGGTTAGTTAAAGAATTTGGCTCCCCTTTATACGTTTTTTCAGAACAAAAATTAAGGGAAACTTATCAGCAAATTCATGACGCATTCGCAACACGCTATCCAAACATTGTTTTTGGCTGGTCATATAAAACTAATTATTTAAAGGCTATATGCGCTGTTTTACATCATGAAGGGGCGATCGCTGAAGTTGTTTCAGAATTTGAATATGAGAAAGCTCGAAATTTAGGAATGAATGGACATGATATTATTTTTAATGGCCCACATAAAAGCAGTAAAGCTTTAGAACAAGCAACTCAAGAAGGCGCATCCATAAATGTTGACCATCTTGATGAAATTTATGAGCTTGAAAAAATAGCTACTAAAAATAATAAAAAAATTAAAATTGGCATGCGTCTTAATATGGACACTGGTATTCAGCCTCAATGGTCTCGCTTTGGTTTTAACCTTGATCTTGGCGAAGCTATGGATGTGGCTAAAAGAATAGCTAACGGGAAGAAATTAGAAATAAATGGTTTGCATTGTCATATAGGTACATATATTTTAGAACCAGACGCTTACGGAATTCAAGTGGAAAAAATGCTTAAATTTGCCTATGCTATACAAGATAATTTTGGCTTTAAAATTGATTATATTGATATTGGTGGTGGGTTTCCATCTAAAAACAAACTAAAAGGAACTTATTTACCTCCGGATGTTGCTATTCAGCCTATTGATGAATATGCAACTAAAATTACCAATGCTATGTATAAAAATCTTAGAGGTAATGATTTTCCCAAATTAATACTCGAAACAGGTAGAGCTATAGTCGATGAAGCTGGTTATTTAATTACAACAGTAACAGCTTCTAAACGTTTGCCAGACGGTCGTAAAGCCTATATTGCTGATGCAGGTGTTAATAATTTATTCACTTCTTTTTGGTATAAATTTAATATTGAAATTGATAGAGAAGTTCAATACGCTAATGAGCCTTCTGTAATTTATGGTCCTTTGTGTATGAATATTGACATTATTGACGAAGGCTCACTTTTACCTCCATTAGAAAAAGGAACAAGGTTAATTTTTTCACCAGTAGGAGCCTATAATTTTACGCAATCAATGCAGTTTATTGAGTATCGTCCAAATGTTGTTTTGATAGGCCGCGATGGACAAGTTGATTTAATAAGGGAAGCTGAAGACTTAACTGATATTGAAAGAAGAGAAAAATTACCTGAAAGATTAAAATTAAGATAA
- a CDS encoding carboxypeptidase regulatory-like domain-containing protein: protein MKHLLYVLLFIILVFFMGSCGDIEEKYSVSGIVKNELSRPVANCWVYGYSKATNQYINKTITDKDGSYILPGFKKGTYLVGLDVFNTDRCPAFTYIDIAENSVSDLNFQLSCCSYVTGNVKEKNTLNSMSGVLIEAYLEDSPFEPVMTVLTDSEGYYNIQLPLGTYILRAVSKDINYIPQFYNEANDFYRATSVQIKKIQKLNDINFMLIRGGSISGIISEKLTNTPMENAFIKAFHLEPFEYVAGQISQPDGTYTLYLPEGNYKFCTSYKDITFTSQWYEETYNYFAAKTFTIQSGDSITNINFNIEPGGKISGRIISEVDNSQISGLWVEAYNKATDTYISGTTTDSDGNYTLSLPVGEYFLLAGYYEDNYAGIYFEDTFDYFSAMSIEVKKGQTTTDINFKLKIGGKITGKVVASSGEPVKDIWISAFIVSSHKYIGSVFTKADGTYDLNLPEGNYKIHISEYNTDYAAQWYEQTYDYFSSKTVEIKSGKITENINFSIESGGSIIGKIVRDITNEAIPNLWIEAYDVSTDKYIGGTVTDSDGNYILSLPVGKYILLAGYYEDYEGIYYNNAKDYYAAIPLEINAGQRIENINFKLKPKL from the coding sequence ATGAAACATTTGCTGTATGTTTTATTGTTTATTATACTTGTTTTTTTTATGGGATCATGTGGTGATATTGAAGAAAAATACAGTGTCTCCGGCATTGTTAAGAACGAGCTAAGTCGTCCTGTAGCTAATTGCTGGGTATATGGCTACAGCAAAGCAACTAATCAATATATTAATAAAACAATTACAGATAAAGACGGTTCATACATTCTTCCAGGCTTTAAAAAAGGAACCTATTTGGTAGGTTTAGATGTATTTAACACTGATAGATGCCCTGCATTTACCTATATTGATATAGCCGAAAACTCAGTCTCAGATTTAAATTTCCAACTATCTTGCTGCAGTTATGTTACTGGAAATGTAAAAGAAAAAAATACCTTAAATTCTATGTCGGGTGTATTAATAGAAGCTTATCTTGAAGATTCTCCATTTGAACCTGTTATGACTGTATTAACCGATTCAGAAGGCTATTATAATATTCAACTTCCTTTAGGAACTTATATCCTTAGAGCAGTATCAAAAGATATAAACTATATTCCCCAATTTTACAATGAAGCCAATGATTTTTATCGAGCAACATCTGTTCAAATAAAAAAAATACAAAAGTTGAACGATATTAATTTTATGCTTATTCGTGGAGGAAGTATTAGCGGTATTATAAGTGAAAAACTAACTAATACTCCAATGGAAAACGCATTTATTAAAGCTTTTCATTTAGAACCATTCGAATATGTTGCTGGACAAATTAGTCAACCTGATGGAACTTATACTCTATATCTTCCAGAAGGAAACTACAAGTTTTGTACAAGCTATAAAGATATTACATTCACATCTCAATGGTACGAAGAAACCTATAATTATTTCGCAGCAAAGACTTTTACAATTCAAAGTGGAGATTCAATAACAAATATAAATTTTAATATTGAGCCTGGCGGAAAAATATCTGGAAGAATTATTAGTGAAGTAGATAATAGCCAGATTTCTGGTTTATGGGTAGAAGCCTATAATAAAGCTACAGACACATACATTTCCGGAACTACTACTGATTCAGACGGGAATTATACATTAAGTTTACCTGTTGGAGAATATTTTTTATTAGCTGGATATTACGAAGATAATTATGCAGGTATTTATTTTGAAGATACATTTGATTATTTCTCAGCTATGTCTATTGAAGTAAAAAAAGGTCAAACAACTACTGATATTAATTTTAAACTTAAAATCGGAGGAAAAATTACCGGAAAAGTAGTTGCTTCGAGCGGTGAACCAGTCAAGGATATTTGGATTTCTGCTTTTATTGTATCGTCACACAAATATATTGGCAGTGTTTTTACTAAAGCAGATGGAACTTATGATCTTAATCTACCTGAAGGGAATTATAAAATCCACATAAGTGAATATAATACCGACTATGCTGCTCAGTGGTATGAACAAACTTATGATTATTTTTCATCAAAAACTGTTGAAATTAAAAGTGGAAAAATAACAGAAAACATAAATTTCAGTATTGAATCAGGAGGGAGCATCATCGGAAAAATTGTTAGAGATATAACCAATGAAGCAATTCCTAATTTATGGATAGAAGCTTATGATGTATCTACGGATAAATATATTGGAGGGACTGTTACTGATTCAGACGGGAATTATATATTAAGCCTGCCTGTCGGCAAATATATTTTGTTAGCAGGCTATTATGAGGATTACGAAGGGATTTACTATAATAACGCCAAAGACTATTATGCAGCTATTCCTTTAGAAATTAATGCTGGACAAAGAATAGAAAATATTAATTTTAAACTAAAGCCTAAATTATAA